CGGGCACCCTCACCTGCATGCTGGCCCAGCGGGGATATGAGATGATCGGGGTGGACGGGTCCGAGGAAATGCTGGCCCAGGCGCAGCGGAAGTCCTGGAACCTGGAGGGGGAGCGCCCCCTTTTTCTGCACCAGTCCATGCCGGAGCTGGACCTGTACGGCACGGTGGAAGCCGCGGTATGCGCCCTTGACAGCATCAATTATCTGACAAGCCCCAGGGATCTGCGCGCCACATTGGAGCGGCTGCGGTTGTTTATCGCCCCAGGGGGCATACTGATCTTTGACGTCAATTCCGAGGAGAAGCTCCGCCGGCTGGACGGGCAGATATTTTTGGATGAGACGGAGGATGTGTACTGTGTGTGGCGCGCGGAGTACGCCCGGCGCGTTGTGACCTATTGGATGGATATCTTCAGCCGCCGCGGCGACGGCAGTTGGAGCCGCAGCACCGAGCTGCACCGGGAGCGGGCCTACAGCGTTGATGAGCTGCGTCAGGCTTTGGAGGCGGCGGGGTTTACCCGCGTCCACGTCTACGGCGACCTCCGCAAAAGCCCTCCCCGGGAGGGCGAGCAGCGCATCGTATTTACAGCCATCAGAAAGTAAGGGAAATGGAAACTATGGGCGATCAGCTGATCAGAGCAATTTCAAAAGACGGATTTGTCAAGGCCTCGGCGGTTTCCACCAGGGAGCTGACCGAACGGGCCCGCCAAATCCATACGCTGCTGCCGGTGGCGACGGCGGCCCTGGGCCGCACGCTGGCGGCTGCCTCCATGATGGGCAACGCCCTGAAGGTGGAGGGGGGTAGCGTTACGGTGCAGATCAAAGGCGGCGGCCCCCTTGGCACCGTCCTGGCCGTCTCCGACGACCAGGGCAATGTACGGGGCTATGTGCAGGACCCTCACGTTGACCTGCCGTTGCGGCCGGACGGGAAGTTGGACGTGGGGACCGCGGTGGGAATGGACGGTACCATCACGGTCATCAAGGACCTGCGGATGAAAGACCCCTATGTGGGAAGCGTGGCGCTCCTGGGCGGTGAGATCGCCGAGGATGTGGCCCAGTACTTTGTGGAGTCGGAACAGGTTCCCACCGCCTGCGGCCTTGGGGTGCTGGTGGAGCGGGACCAGAGCGTCCGTGCCGCGGGCGGCTATTTGATCCAGCTGCTGCCCGGAGCGCCGGAGGACGTTATTGCAAAAGTGGAGGGCGGCATTCTGGCCGCCGGACCTGTCACAGGGATTTTGGACCGGGAAGCGGATCCCGAATCGATGCTGCGTACGGTGCTGCGCGGGTTTGAGATCGAGGTGCTGGAGCGCAGCCCCATCGAATACCGCTGCTACTGCAGCCGGGACCGGATGGAGCGGGCGCTGATCAGCTTGGGCGCCGACGAGCTGAACGCTCTGATGAATGACCAGGGCGGCGCGGAGATGACCTGTCAGTTCTGCGATCAGGTGCAGCGCTTCAGCGGCGCTGATCTTCAGGCGCTGATCGACGGAATCGGGGCAAGAAAAAAATAATGGAAAAAACGAAAAAAGTTTGTTCCAAAGGTTGACAGGAGAACGCCCTTTTAGTATAATAACCCTTGCCGCTCGAAAGTGTCGGCAAGGTTCGGGAGCATAGCTCAGCTGGTTAGAGCACCTGCCTTACAAGCAGGGGGTCACTGGTTCGAGTCCAGTTGTTCCCACCACTCAATCTTTTTGATTGAGGTGTATGGGGGAAGCAATTTGGATG
This window of the Dysosmobacter acutus genome carries:
- a CDS encoding class I SAM-dependent DNA methyltransferase: MSSYESLARFYDALTTDVGYERRADYLEKLFGESRIPVRTVLDLACGTGTLTCMLAQRGYEMIGVDGSEEMLAQAQRKSWNLEGERPLFLHQSMPELDLYGTVEAAVCALDSINYLTSPRDLRATLERLRLFIAPGGILIFDVNSEEKLRRLDGQIFLDETEDVYCVWRAEYARRVVTYWMDIFSRRGDGSWSRSTELHRERAYSVDELRQALEAAGFTRVHVYGDLRKSPPREGEQRIVFTAIRK
- the hslO gene encoding Hsp33 family molecular chaperone HslO; protein product: MGDQLIRAISKDGFVKASAVSTRELTERARQIHTLLPVATAALGRTLAAASMMGNALKVEGGSVTVQIKGGGPLGTVLAVSDDQGNVRGYVQDPHVDLPLRPDGKLDVGTAVGMDGTITVIKDLRMKDPYVGSVALLGGEIAEDVAQYFVESEQVPTACGLGVLVERDQSVRAAGGYLIQLLPGAPEDVIAKVEGGILAAGPVTGILDREADPESMLRTVLRGFEIEVLERSPIEYRCYCSRDRMERALISLGADELNALMNDQGGAEMTCQFCDQVQRFSGADLQALIDGIGARKK